A genomic segment from Gracilinanus agilis isolate LMUSP501 chromosome 1, AgileGrace, whole genome shotgun sequence encodes:
- the KCNV2 gene encoding potassium voltage-gated channel subfamily V member 2 — protein sequence MLKQSQRRASWSNKSWDAAEINPQESLKEMGAQHRKSICSIGAASQISLPPWMEGNYNYYIEDEEGEELEEWEKEPPEENLPEETEVPTSAPSTLGPSSTLNVNVGGQSYRLDYRELLCYPKTRLGRLATSTNRSRQLGLCDDYVAQADEYFFDRDPAVFQLVYNFYASGVLLVRDELCPRSFLEELGYWGVRLKYTPRCCRICFEERRDELSEQLKIQRELRAQAQVEEAEELFRDMRYYGPLRRRLWNLMEKPFSSVAAKVIAVASSFFVLISVVALALNSVEEMQHQSEEGMGGGDPRPILEHVEMICIAFFTLEYLLRLASTPDLRRFARSALNLVDLIAILPLYLQLLLESFMGEDHAGGKGSPREHDIETVGCVGKVGQVLRIMRLMRIFRILKLARHSTGLRAFGFTLRQCYQQVGCLFLFIAMGIFAFSAAVYSVEHDVVGTNFTSIPHAWWWAAVSISTVGYGDIYPETHLGRLFAFLCIAFGIILNGMPISILYNKFSDYYSKLKAYEYTAVRRERGKVHFTKRAVKKMSECLTRSITHRIPREGN from the exons ATGTTGAAACAAAGCCAAAGGAGAGCGTCGTGGAGCAACAAGTCCTGGGACGCAGCAGAGATCAATCCCCAGGAATCTCTCAAAGAAATGGGAGCACAACACCGGAAGAGTATCTGCTCCATTGGGGCAGCCTCTCAGATAAGCCTTCCCCCATGGATGGAGGGCAACTATAACTACTACATtgaggatgaggagggagaggagttGGAGGAGTGGGAAAAGGAGCCACCAGAAGAGAACCtacctgaggaaactgaagtaccCACGAGCGCTCCCAGCACCCTAGGCCCGTCCTCCACGCTGAATGTCAATGTGGGTGGCCAGAGCTACCGCCTGGACTATCGCGAACTGCTCTGCTACCCCAAGACGCGTCTAGGCCGCCTGGCCACTTCCACCAACCGCAGCCGCCAGTTGGGCCTCTGTGACGACTATGTGGCCCAGGCAGACGAGTACTTCTTCGACCGCGACCCGGCTGTCTTCCAGCTGGTCTACAACTTCTACGCCTCCGGAGTACTGCTGGTGCGGGATGAGCTGTGTCCACGCAGCTTCCTGGAGGAACTGGGCTACTGGGGAGTCCGGCTCAAGTATACCCCGCGCTGCTGCCGCATCTGCTTCGAGGAGCGGCGGGATGAGTTGAGCGAGCAGCTCAAGATCCAGCGGGAGCTGCGCGCCCAGGCCCAGGTGGAGGAAGCCGAGGAGCTCTTCCGAGACATGCGCTACTATGGGCCGCTACGCCGCCGCCTCTGGAACCTCATGGAGAAGCCTTTCTCCTCAGTGGCAGCCAAGGTAATAGCCGTCGCTTCCAGCTTCTTCGTACTCATCTCTGTCGTGGCGCTGGCCCTCAACAGCGTAGAGGAGATGCAGCACCAGTCAGAGGAGGGCATGGGCGGCGGGGACCCGCGCCCCATCCTGGAGCACGTGGAGATGATCTGCATCGCCTTCTTCACCCTGGAGTACCTGCTGCGCCTCGCGTCCACACCTGACCTGCGACGCTTCGCTCGCAGTGCACTCAACCTCGTGGACCTCATTGCTATCCTGCCCCTCTACTTGCAGCTGCTGCTGGAGAGCTTCATGGGTGAGGACCACGCCGGTGGCAAGGGCTCGCCCAGGGAGCATGACATCGAGACCGTGGGCTGCGTGGGCAAGGTGGGACAGGTCCTGCGCATCATGCGCCTCATGCGGATTTTCCGTATCCTCAAGCTGGCTCGCCACTCCACAGGGCTGCGGGCCTTCGGCTTCACGCTGCGCCAGTGCTACCAACAGGTGGGCTGCCTCTTTCTCTTTATCGCCATGGGCATCTTTGCCTTCTCAGCCGCTGTCTACTCGGTGGAGCACGACGTAGTGGGCACCAACTTCACCAGCATCCCTCATGCCTGGTGGTGGGCTGCT GTGAGCATATCCACAGTAGGCTATGGAGACATATATCCAGAAACTCACCTAGGCAGGCTTTTTGCTTTCCTCTGCATAGCCTTTGGAATCATCCTAAATGGGATGCCCATCTCTATTCTCTACAACAAGTTCTCTGATTACTACAGCAAACTGAAGGCCTATGAGTACACTGCtgtaaggagggaaagaggaaaggtcCACTTTACTAAAAGAGCTGTGAAGAAAATGTCTGAATGTCTAACGAGAAGCATCACCCATCGGATTCCAAGGGAAGGGAATTAA